GTCAGCATCCGTTGTCGCCGACTGCGTTTCTTTCATCCAGTTGAACTGATGCGTAGGCACGGATATGATAATTCTGGTGCATATGGCGAAAGTCTGAGTTTAGGCAGACGGCAGGCCTACCGAACTGCGTCGACCGCCCTATATTAGCGGTTCTTTGACTCCAGCAGGGGGCCATTATGTGGTCTTGCGCTATGTTGCTATGGCACTTTCCTGACCTGTCCTTCTGCTTCACCCTTTCTCAACCCTCTCAATTATATTTTGATTAAATTTCCCAAAAATAAGTCTACAAGTTTAAGTACAATGGTTAATTTAAACCACCGTATGACCGCACAGGCTGGCACGGAGACCGCACCGGTGGTCCCCGCACCGACACCACCGAATGCCGCCGACGCCTGGTACGCGCCGGACGTTCGCGAGCAAGACGAGGTGTATCCGGGCGTCGTCGTGACCGTCCGACGGGAACGAAGCGAGTTCCGGTACGATGTCCGTGACCCGGTACTTTCAGCGTCAGAAGCTGACGCACTGACGACCATCGAGTCACACTTCGCAGGCGCGAACGTCGAGCGACCACGGACCCGTGAGGGGGCAGTGGAGCGAATGAACGGGGGGTTCGACGCGAAACACCGTCGGGTCATCGACCGACTGATCGATGCATCTCCGGCGAGCCGTCGCCGAATCGAGTACCACGCGCTCTCGTCGCTGGCGTGTTTCGACGATCTGACCCCGTACGCACTGGACTCCCGCATCGACGTTGCCGACGTGACCGACGACGGCGTGGTCGTCCACACCGACGATTACGCCCCGGCCGAGACCGATCTGGGGCCGGAGCCGGCGTATCTCAACCGCTTTGCGAGCGAGCGTGTCGAGCGCCATACCGTCCGGTTTCAGGGATTCGAGATCCCAGTTGTCGTCTATCGCGAGCATCTCCTCGGTGCCGACCCGTTCACGACGAAGTACGCGGTTCGAGAGCCGGACCTGCTCCCCGGCGACGAGCAACTCATCGAGGTGTGTAAAGAGCGCGTCTGGGAGACTGGCGTCGACGGCGTCGTCGAAAACCGCGTCGAGTTCGTCCGGGACCGTGCCCGCTCGCTGCTGGCCCGCCAGCTAACCGTCCGCAACACGACCGAGTGGGTCGACGCCGCCCGCTATCGACTCCGGTCGGCGCTGGCCGAACTCGACCTCGCCGTGCCGCCGGTCGACCACCGGTTCGCCGACGACCGCCTCGATGACTTGCTGTACTATGTCCTTCGTGATTTGGTCGGCTACGGGAAGCTCACCGTCCCGATTCGGGACCATACGCTTGAAGATATCGAGGCAAATCGGGTCGACGAACGCGTGAAGGTCCTCCCGCGCGCCGACCTTGGTCACGACGGCCGGGTGCCGACCAATCTCGCCTTCGATTCGGAGGCCGCTTTCGTCAACGTCGTCACGCAACTGGCCGCCGATGACGGGGTCGAACTCAACGCCTCGAACCCGAGCGCGAAGGTCAACATCGACCCCGACGGGGACGGCCTCCACGACACCGACGACACCATCCGCTGCGCCGTCGCCCTGCCGACTATCAGCGAAGGTGGCCCACACATCTCTATCCGGAAACAGTCGGGTGACGCGATGACGCCGGTCGGTCTGGTCCAGCGGGACTCGCTGCCGACGGAACTGGTCGCGCTGCTGTGGCTCCTGTATGAATCCCACGGCGTCGTCCTCTTTTCCGGACCGACTGGAGCCGGCAAGACGACGCTGATGAACGCCCATATGCCGTTTATCCCGTACCGGGACCGCCCCATCAGTATCGACGAGGGGTCACGTGAGGTGCGGATTCCACACGAGACAGGCGTTTCGCTCACCACGAGAGACCACGAGCGGGACCACCGCCGCGTGACGATGGCCGACCTGATGACGCAGTGTAATTATCTGAACCCCGACGTCGAAGTCATCGCGGAGATCAATACTGCCGCATCGTTCGAAACGTTCGCTGAGACGCTCAACACCGGCCACGGAGTCATCGGGACGACCCACGCCGACGATATCGAGTCGCTGGTCAACCGCGTTATCGAGAAGGGCTTACCAACATATTTGCTCAAGGAGATCGACCTCGTCGTGTTTCCCCGACACGTCGATGGGGAGCGCTACGTCGGCGAAGTCGTCGAGTTTGTCGACGACCCATCTGTCGCCGAGAGCGGCAACGACCGTAGCGGGACGATACACAAGGACGGGACGACCATCCACTGGAACTCCGTCTGCTGGCGACGGCCCGACGGGAGCTTCGAACTCGCCTACGACCATCCGCAGTTCGGCGACGACCGGCGGCAGGTCGACACCGGCATCTTCGACCGACTCTCGGACCTCCGTGACGAACCGGTGTCGGCCGTCGAGGACGCGTTCCATCGGCGCCACCGCTACGTCCAGTACCTCGTTCAGGAGGGGGTGACCGATTTCGACGACCTGTTCGGCGTGTTGGCCGACTTGGAGACGAACGAGGCAGCGACCGTCGAGCGACTGCGGCGACAGGCCGGTACCCCCGACAGCCCGCAACTGGAGGTTGGGACGGGTGACGACTGAGGGCGGTGGAACACTCGGCTTGCTCGACCGGGGCCTGTACGCCCTGTTCGCCCACCACGCCGCGGACGACCGCCACGCAAGCACGCGTGACCGCTACCGAGCTGCCTATCCAAGCACCGGCTTCGGCGTCTACGTCGCGAGGGTATACGGACTGTCGTGGCTGGCGCTCTGCGTCGGCGTTATCGGAACCGCGACAACAGCGATGCTCGTCCCGTCGGGGACCTTCGATTCGTTCGTCGCGGTGCTCCAGCAGAGTCTCCCAGTCATCAATCGGCTGTCGCTGCCAACGGTCCCTCGCCCTCTCGTGGCCACCGGCATCGGAATCGTCGCTGGACTCACGCTCAAGCGGGGCGTGTTCGTCGCCGGAAACCGATATCTCTCGTGGGTTGCCAGCGCGCGGCGCGCGGACATCGCAGCCACGCTCCCCGGCGCAGTCCGATACCTCAGAGTGCTCGCCTCCGGCACCCACGACCGCCGTGAGATGCTACGCGCCGTTGCCGAACAGGACGCCTATGGCGAGACGGCGGTTGCCTTCCGGCGTGCGCTCAATCAGGGGATTCTCACCGGCAGTCTCGACACCGGCATCGAGCGAGTCGCCAGCGAAACCCCTTCACGGGACCTGCTTGCCCCGTTTCTGCTGAAGTTCCGTGAACACGCAAACCAGAGCGCCGAGGCACTGGAGGGCTATCTGGAGATGGAGGGACGCCTGCTCTCACACGAGCAGAGCCGCCAACACGAGCGGGCGACCGGCTACCTCGAACTGCTCGCGGAGCTGTTCGTCGTGTTGCTGGTGTTGCCTGCCCTCGTGGTGCTCATCGTCACCGTGATGGGTATTCTTGCGCCCGGTCTCTCAGAGCCTGTTGCGACGCCACTGGGCGAGACGACTGTCCGCGCCATCGTCGTCTACGGGAGTGCGGCGTTCGTGATGGCTGCCGGGCTGCTGTCGGCGTTCGTCGTTGCTACGCTCCGGCCACGGAACACAGCCGCTCCGAGTTACAGCCTGCCGGATGGCCCCGTTGCGATACTCACAGCCATCCCTTCGAATCCAGCAAGCGCACTCCTCGCCTGCGTGCCGCTGGGAGCCGTCGTCGCGGTCGGCCTCTGGTCACTCGGCTATCGCCCGGTCAACGTTGCGCTCCTCTCGTACGCTACCGTTGGTGTCCCCGTCGGTATGGTAACGGTCCGCCGGGCCAGAGCGGACGACGCGAAGGACCGGGAGATTCAGGACTTCGTGCACGCTGTCGCCGGTCACGTTGCGCTCGGCCGTCCGTTTCCCGAAGCGGTCCGACGCGTCGCCGATGACGTGGAACTCGGCGCGCTCGCTAGCGATGTCCAGTCGCTCGCGTTCACGCTCTCGCTCGGTGACAGCCCCGGGGACTCCGCTGCCGATAGGCGGGCCGCGGCGCTGGACCAGTTCGTCGACCGCGTCGGCACACCGATGGCCGAACAGACTATCGGGCTGGTCGTCGGTGCGCTAGATACGGGAAGTGACGCGGAGGACGTTTTCGAGACGTTACAGACCGAAATCGGTCAGCTCTACCATTTACGGAAATCAATCCGCTCAGCGCTGCTCGTCTACGTCGCCGTCGGCTGGACGACAGCGTTGCTTGTCATCGGTATCACCGTCGCCGTCAACATCTACGTCCTCGATAGCTTCGCGCAACTGTCGGCCGTTTCGGGCGGCGCGAACATCGCCTTTGACCCGACCGCGATCAAGCCGGCCCGGGAGCAACACCGGTTCTACGTGGTCACGCAGGCGACGATGCTGGCCTGTGGCTGGTTCGCCGGGACGGCGAGCCGTGGCGTCTACGAGGCGCTGTTGCACTCCTCGGGGCTGGTACTCGTCGCCTACGTCGTCTTCGCGGGGGCTGGTCTGATTTGATTGGCGACACCGACGCCCAGTCACACGTCGTCGGCGTGGTGTTGCTGCTGGGGCTGACCGTCGTCGCGCTCGGTGGACTGACAGCGGTCGTCGGGACCGTCGTCGATGGCCACACTGCAACCGCGGACGAGACCCGCGTCGCCAACACGTTCGAGACGGCGTTCCGGCCGGTCGAGCAGACGGGCCACCAGACCGCCCGTGTCCGGTTTACTGAGGGGCGGTTGACCACAGTGGAACGGGAACTGCGCGTACTCAACGACTCCGGGGTCCAGCGAACGCTCCCTATCGATGCGATAGTGTACGACTCCGGCGACAACCGCGTTCGGTTTCTCGGCGGTAGCGTCGTCCGCGGAACAGCGGGCAACGCGTGGTTCGAAACAGACCCGCCGGTGACGGCGACGCGGGACGACACGGCGGTCATCGTCGGCGCACCGCTTGTCAACGCCAGTGGCGGAACGGTGTCCGGGACGGGCGGCGTATCCGCTGCCATTCGACAGAACGTCAGCCACGAACGCGAGCGGCTCCCGGCCGACAACTACAGTGTGGCTATCGAGACGGAGACGCCCCGCCCGTTCACCGAGTACTTCCAGCGTGTCGGTGCAACCACGCGAGTCAGGGACATCGACGGCGACGGCGTCCAGAGCGTCGTGGCGACCTTCCCGGGCCGACGAACGCTGTATCTGGTTCGCCACGATATGCGGACGGAGGTGGGGCATGGATAACCGCGCGCTCAGCACCGTCGTCGAGAAACTACTGAGCATGGGGATCGTGCTGCTGTACATCGGACTGGTGACGACCACGCTGTACGGTGGCACTGTCCCGGCGTATCAATCCGCCGTCGGGGCGGAACTCGGCGACCGAACGCTCGCCGAAGCGACGGCTCGTATCGAACAGGCTATCCCGCCGGACGCTCGGGCCGTCTCGGCGACTGTTCGGCTCTCGCTGCCGGCGACTATCGATGGCACAGGATACACTATTCGGACTGACGGCGAAGCCCTCGTGCTCGACCATCCCGACCCCGAAATCGGCGGCCGAACACAGCCGTTGTTTCCCGAGAGAGTCGATACCTTCGAGGGTGAATGGCAGAGTGGCAGTCCGACTGTAATCGTTGTTTCCGGAACACGTGGGAGCGTGACGGTGACACTGGAGTCGGAGCGATGACGGAGCGGCGTTGGCCCTTTGGCCACGACGCACGCGCTCAAACGTCGCTGCCAGCGCTGGGTGTCGCGCTCGTGCTGCTGACCGTTGTCACCGGTCTGGGGGTCGCGATGGCCGACACTGCGATTGCCGGCGCGGACCGGAGTCCTGACGAGCGACGGGTCGCCGCCGCGATTGCTGACCGACTCGTCGCGGCGGACGGGCCGCTGGCCGCCCGGAGCAACGTGCTCAACCAATCTCGGGTGGACGGCTTCGACCAGACGGCGCTGGAGCGGAGTGCGCCGCCGGCCAGTGAATATGGAGTCAGCGTCGAGTTGGCTGACGAGGAGATCGCACGCACCGGCACGGTGCAGGGCGGTACGCGCATCAGCCGGCTTGTCGTGGTCGAGTCTCGGGAGCCACGAACACTCACGCCCGACTTGACGACGGCCGACGCGGTGACGCTCCCCCGCCGGAGCGCGCAGGCCACAGTAACTATCGATCCGCCAGCAGGCACGACTGTCTGGACGGTCCGCGCTAACGACCGGGTTCTCCTTCACAACCGGAGTGGGCTGCATGGCAGCCA
The Haloarcula sp. CBA1129 genome window above contains:
- a CDS encoding type II/IV secretion system ATPase subunit, producing the protein MTAQAGTETAPVVPAPTPPNAADAWYAPDVREQDEVYPGVVVTVRRERSEFRYDVRDPVLSASEADALTTIESHFAGANVERPRTREGAVERMNGGFDAKHRRVIDRLIDASPASRRRIEYHALSSLACFDDLTPYALDSRIDVADVTDDGVVVHTDDYAPAETDLGPEPAYLNRFASERVERHTVRFQGFEIPVVVYREHLLGADPFTTKYAVREPDLLPGDEQLIEVCKERVWETGVDGVVENRVEFVRDRARSLLARQLTVRNTTEWVDAARYRLRSALAELDLAVPPVDHRFADDRLDDLLYYVLRDLVGYGKLTVPIRDHTLEDIEANRVDERVKVLPRADLGHDGRVPTNLAFDSEAAFVNVVTQLAADDGVELNASNPSAKVNIDPDGDGLHDTDDTIRCAVALPTISEGGPHISIRKQSGDAMTPVGLVQRDSLPTELVALLWLLYESHGVVLFSGPTGAGKTTLMNAHMPFIPYRDRPISIDEGSREVRIPHETGVSLTTRDHERDHRRVTMADLMTQCNYLNPDVEVIAEINTAASFETFAETLNTGHGVIGTTHADDIESLVNRVIEKGLPTYLLKEIDLVVFPRHVDGERYVGEVVEFVDDPSVAESGNDRSGTIHKDGTTIHWNSVCWRRPDGSFELAYDHPQFGDDRRQVDTGIFDRLSDLRDEPVSAVEDAFHRRHRYVQYLVQEGVTDFDDLFGVLADLETNEAATVERLRRQAGTPDSPQLEVGTGDD
- a CDS encoding type II secretion system F family protein, which translates into the protein MTTEGGGTLGLLDRGLYALFAHHAADDRHASTRDRYRAAYPSTGFGVYVARVYGLSWLALCVGVIGTATTAMLVPSGTFDSFVAVLQQSLPVINRLSLPTVPRPLVATGIGIVAGLTLKRGVFVAGNRYLSWVASARRADIAATLPGAVRYLRVLASGTHDRREMLRAVAEQDAYGETAVAFRRALNQGILTGSLDTGIERVASETPSRDLLAPFLLKFREHANQSAEALEGYLEMEGRLLSHEQSRQHERATGYLELLAELFVVLLVLPALVVLIVTVMGILAPGLSEPVATPLGETTVRAIVVYGSAAFVMAAGLLSAFVVATLRPRNTAAPSYSLPDGPVAILTAIPSNPASALLACVPLGAVVAVGLWSLGYRPVNVALLSYATVGVPVGMVTVRRARADDAKDREIQDFVHAVAGHVALGRPFPEAVRRVADDVELGALASDVQSLAFTLSLGDSPGDSAADRRAAALDQFVDRVGTPMAEQTIGLVVGALDTGSDAEDVFETLQTEIGQLYHLRKSIRSALLVYVAVGWTTALLVIGITVAVNIYVLDSFAQLSAVSGGANIAFDPTAIKPAREQHRFYVVTQATMLACGWFAGTASRGVYEALLHSSGLVLVAYVVFAGAGLI
- a CDS encoding type IV pilin, producing the protein MIGDTDAQSHVVGVVLLLGLTVVALGGLTAVVGTVVDGHTATADETRVANTFETAFRPVEQTGHQTARVRFTEGRLTTVERELRVLNDSGVQRTLPIDAIVYDSGDNRVRFLGGSVVRGTAGNAWFETDPPVTATRDDTAVIVGAPLVNASGGTVSGTGGVSAAIRQNVSHERERLPADNYSVAIETETPRPFTEYFQRVGATTRVRDIDGDGVQSVVATFPGRRTLYLVRHDMRTEVGHG